AGGAAGATGGGTAACTCCTGCATAAGCGTATAACCGGCTTGTGTCACGCCCACCCAGATATTCCAACTGGTTATCATGAGCCAAATGGTTGCGAAGATCGCTACAGGCTTCCAGCTGCTGCTCGCGTGGTCATTGAACAGTTTGGCAACACCCGTGATGACTGCCCAAAGAATGATGCCCCCAACGATCACTATTAATGTTCTCATACCTTCCTCCATCACTCGGGGTCTGTGTGATCTGGTTGCGGGTATCGCCCCCGGCAACTACTCCCGGGGGCGGTGCCCGTTTTTTATCGGGTGGTGTAGCCACCATTAGCAAACAGGGTCTGACCGGTCATCCACCAGCCCTCTGCTGCCAGGAATTTCACAATGGGAACAATGTCTTCAACCATCGTGAGCCGATTGCCCATGCCATTTGACTTGTGATACGCCACCCGCTCCGGGGTTTCCTGGCCATAGAAAAACGGCGTGTCCATGGGGCCCGGTCCAATATTGTTGACCGAAATGCCCCGATGGGAAAGCTCCTTGGCTGCGGCGCGCGTGAAGTGCTCCACCGGCGCTTTGCCGCCGGCATAGGTTGAGTAGCCGTCGGTGAAGGCGGCCAACAGGGAGGTCACGATGGTGATGAGCTTGCCGTTATCGTTCAGATGCAAGCCCGCTTCCTTGATGAAGAAATACGCGGACTTGGCGTTAATGGCCATCATCTCGCCGAACTCGGCTTCCGTTGTTTCAATGATGGGTTTGCGCAGTACCTTCCCGACAGTGTTGACTGCTACATCGATGCCACCGAAGTGGTCCTTGGCCTGTTGAAAAAGCGCGGATACATTGGCGGCTTTGGTAAGGTCGCCCTGGA
This region of Isoalcanivorax indicus genomic DNA includes:
- a CDS encoding SDR family oxidoreductase, with product MAKIDLNGKVALVSGGAKNLGGLISREFAASGMDIVVHYNSDATEKDAHDTVEVIKGMGRDAIAIQGDLTKAANVSALFQQAKDHFGGIDVAVNTVGKVLRKPIIETTEAEFGEMMAINAKSAYFFIKEAGLHLNDNGKLITIVTSLLAAFTDGYSTYAGGKAPVEHFTRAAAKELSHRGISVNNIGPGPMDTPFFYGQETPERVAYHKSNGMGNRLTMVEDIVPIVKFLAAEGWWMTGQTLFANGGYTTR